A region from the Onychomys torridus chromosome 22, mOncTor1.1, whole genome shotgun sequence genome encodes:
- the Kctd10 gene encoding BTB/POZ domain-containing adapter for CUL3-mediated RhoA degradation protein 3, which produces MEEMSGESVVSSAVPAAATRTTSFKGASPSSKYVKLNVGGALYYTTMQTLTKQDTMLKAMFSGRMEVLTDSEGWILIDRCGKHFGTILNYLRDGAVPLPESRREMEELLAEAKYYLVQGLLEECQAALQSKDAYEPFCKVPVITSSKEEQRLIATSNKPAVKLLYNRSNNKYSYTSNSDDNMLKNIELFDKLSLRFNGRVLFIKDVIGDEICCWSFYGQGRKIAEVCCTSIVYATEKKQTKVEFPEARIYEETLNILLYEAQDGRGPDNALLEATGGAAGRSHHLDEDEERERERIERVRRIHIKRPDDRAHLHQ; this is translated from the exons ATG GAAGAGATGTCAGGAGAAAGCGTGGTGAGCTCAGCGGTGCCAGCGGCTGCTACCCGCACCACTTCCTTCAAGGGCGCCAGTCCTAGCTCCAAGTACGTGAAGCTGAATGTCGGGGGAGCCCTCTACTACACCACCATGCAGACGCTCACCAAGCAGGACACCATGCTGAAGGCCATGTTCAGTGGGCGCATGGAAGTTCTCACCGACAGTGAAG GCTGGATCCTCATTGACCGCTGCGGGAAGCACTTCGGGACAATACTCAACTATCTGCGAGACGGGGCCGTGCCCCTGCCTGAGAGCCGCCGGGAGATGGAGGAGCTGCTAGCGGAGGCCAAATACTACCTGGTGCAGGGCCTGCTGGAAGAGTGCCAGGCCGCCCTACAA AGCAAAGATGCGTACGAACCCTTCTGCAAGGTTCCTGtcatcacctcctccaaggaagaGCAGAGGCTCATAGCGACTTCAAATAAG CCGGCCGTGAAGTTACTCTACAACAGAAGTAACAACAAATACTCCTACACCAG CAATTCTGACGACAATATGTTGAAGAACATTGAGCTCTTTGATAAGCTTTCCCTGCGCTTTAACGGGAGGGTCCTGTTCATAAAGGACGTCATCGGGGATGAAATCTGCTGCTGGTCCTTTTATGGCCAGGGCCGAAAAATTGCGGAAGTCTGCTGCACCTCCATCGTCTATGCCACGGAGAAGAAGCAGACCAAG GTTGAGTTCCCCGAAGCCCGCATTTATGAGGAGACCCTGAACATTCTGCTGTATGAGGCCCAGGACGGCCGAGGACCTGACAATGCTCTCCTGGAGGCCACGGGCGGGGCTGCTGGACGCTCCCATCACCTGGACGAGGACGAGGAGCGGGAACGGGAGCGGATTGAGCGAGTAAGGAGGATCCACATCAAACGCCCCGATGACCGGGCCCACCTCCACCAGTGA